One Megasphaera elsdenii DSM 20460 genomic window carries:
- a CDS encoding transketolase, with protein sequence MKHDLHDVCTQIRRDTVRSIYRAGSGHPGSSLSAVEIMATLYFTDVFTCFPDRPHAPERDRFVLSKGHAAPAYYSILAHKGYFSLALLDTLRTVGSALQGHPNLEKLPCLDCAVGSLGQGLSIANGIALALKIRHEMPQVFCLIGDGEQQEGQIWEAAAFASQHHLDNVCLIVDCNGLQLVDSLVSIKNMEPMDAKWESFGWHVLRVDGHDTDALYEAYSAAKTYEGKPTVILAHTVKGKGVSYMENQAQWHGAAPDEAQYRLAMDELTTEVP encoded by the coding sequence ATGAAGCATGATCTACATGACGTGTGTACGCAGATACGGCGGGATACGGTGCGGTCTATTTACCGTGCCGGCTCTGGCCATCCCGGCAGCTCGCTGTCGGCTGTCGAAATTATGGCAACACTTTATTTTACCGATGTCTTTACGTGTTTTCCCGACAGGCCCCATGCGCCGGAACGGGATCGTTTTGTCTTATCGAAAGGCCATGCTGCGCCGGCTTATTACAGTATTTTAGCGCATAAAGGCTATTTTTCCCTGGCATTGCTCGATACGCTGCGGACTGTCGGCAGCGCGCTCCAGGGGCATCCCAACCTGGAAAAACTGCCTTGTCTCGACTGCGCTGTCGGCTCTCTGGGGCAGGGCCTGTCCATTGCCAACGGTATCGCCCTGGCCTTGAAGATACGCCACGAAATGCCGCAGGTCTTCTGTCTCATCGGCGATGGGGAACAGCAGGAAGGCCAGATTTGGGAAGCCGCGGCCTTTGCGTCCCAGCACCATTTGGACAATGTTTGTCTGATTGTGGACTGCAACGGCTTACAGCTCGTCGATTCCCTGGTATCGATTAAAAATATGGAACCCATGGACGCCAAGTGGGAAAGCTTTGGCTGGCATGTCCTCCGCGTCGACGGTCACGATACGGATGCCTTGTATGAGGCCTACAGTGCGGCGAAAACTTATGAAGGCAAGCCGACGGTCATCCTGGCCCATACCGTGAAGGGCAAAGGCGTATCGTATATGGAAAATCAGGCTCAATGGCATGGTGCGGCACCGGATGAAGCCCAGTACCGCCTGGCTATGGATGAATTGACAACGGAGGTGCCGTAA
- a CDS encoding transketolase family protein, producing the protein MERVPMRDGYGKALLELCRLHDDVLVLDADVAKSTRTEWIRHEYPEKYINVGISEQDLVGTAAGLSLTGFVPFVSTYGVFLTGRAWGQIRNTVCYNNLNVKLGGAHAGISVGPDGATHQALEDIALMRVIPHMMVITPCDWWETYKATLAVYDIKGPSYVRFGRNPAPVVTDKDTPFDLYKAAIFRDGRDVTLFANGLMVHEALTAADELDRQGISARVVNIHTVKPLDLDTVCTCAAETGAVVVCEEHQIMGGLGGAICEALAQHCCVPVELVGIQDRFGESGKPDDLLKAYNLSSSDVIQAVHKVLKRK; encoded by the coding sequence ATGGAACGAGTACCGATGCGCGACGGCTATGGGAAGGCCCTGTTGGAATTATGTCGTCTTCATGACGATGTCCTGGTCCTCGATGCGGACGTCGCTAAATCGACGCGGACCGAATGGATCCGCCATGAATATCCTGAAAAATATATCAATGTTGGTATTTCGGAACAAGACCTGGTCGGCACAGCGGCCGGTTTGTCTCTGACCGGTTTCGTACCTTTTGTTTCGACGTATGGCGTCTTTTTGACAGGCCGAGCCTGGGGGCAGATCCGCAATACCGTCTGCTATAATAACCTCAACGTCAAACTCGGCGGGGCCCATGCCGGCATTTCCGTCGGCCCTGACGGGGCTACGCATCAAGCTTTGGAAGATATCGCCCTCATGCGGGTCATCCCGCATATGATGGTCATTACGCCGTGTGACTGGTGGGAAACGTATAAGGCTACCCTGGCTGTCTACGACATCAAGGGACCGTCCTATGTCCGCTTCGGCCGCAATCCGGCGCCCGTCGTTACCGATAAGGATACGCCTTTTGACCTCTACAAGGCAGCCATTTTCCGGGATGGCCGCGACGTGACGCTCTTCGCCAACGGCCTCATGGTCCATGAAGCCTTGACGGCGGCTGACGAACTGGATCGCCAAGGCATTTCGGCCCGCGTCGTCAATATCCATACGGTGAAACCGCTGGATCTGGATACGGTCTGTACCTGTGCGGCCGAAACGGGGGCCGTCGTCGTCTGTGAAGAACACCAGATCATGGGCGGCCTGGGCGGCGCTATCTGCGAAGCCCTGGCTCAGCACTGCTGCGTCCCCGTAGAACTCGTCGGCATCCAGGACCGCTTCGGTGAATCAGGAAAACCGGACGATCTCCTGAAAGCCTATAATTTGTCGTCCAGTGACGTCATCCAGGCTGTCCACAAAGTGTTGAAGAGGAAGTGA
- a CDS encoding nicotinate phosphoribosyltransferase, with amino-acid sequence MYTKALLTDLYQLTMMQGLFFEGKHEQQCVFDRYYRTNPFQGGYTVVAGLEHLIDYVHNIHFSEDDLAYLKSTGFFQDEFLEYLKDLRFTGDIYAMPEGTVAFPQEVLLRVQTKKDEALLLETCMSMIMNHESLIATKARRVRTVAGKDNLMEFGLRRAQGKSAGVYGARSAMIGGFNGTSNVLAGAKFGMPVLGTMAHSWIMSFSSELEAFRAYARQYPNNLILLADTYNTLKQGVPDAITIFKEMKAAGTLPKAYGIRLDSGDLAYLSKEAHKMFAEAGFPDAIIAASNDLDENLISELKAQGCVINSWGVGTNLITAKDSPSLGGVFKLVGQYDDGKFVPKIKMSDNVEKISNPGLKNVLRIYDKETGKMKADIIILEGESIDESKDLLLQSDKAPWRSRTIPGGTYRVQKMLIPIFQKGELVYQKPDLKEIMAYADQQIQTLWPEYLRLVNPEEMWVQRSTKLSALRDKVLKEESAHFF; translated from the coding sequence TTGTATACGAAAGCATTATTGACAGACCTGTACCAGTTGACGATGATGCAGGGCTTATTTTTTGAAGGCAAGCACGAACAACAATGCGTGTTTGACCGTTACTACCGGACCAATCCCTTCCAAGGGGGGTATACGGTCGTCGCCGGGCTGGAACATCTCATCGATTATGTACACAATATACATTTCAGTGAGGACGACCTGGCCTATTTGAAGAGTACGGGCTTCTTCCAGGACGAATTTCTCGAATACTTGAAGGACCTGCGCTTTACAGGTGACATTTATGCTATGCCTGAAGGAACAGTCGCTTTTCCGCAGGAAGTGCTCCTGCGCGTCCAGACGAAGAAAGACGAAGCGTTATTGTTAGAAACATGCATGTCCATGATCATGAACCATGAAAGCCTTATTGCCACCAAGGCTCGCCGCGTCCGGACGGTGGCTGGCAAGGATAATCTCATGGAATTTGGTCTGCGCCGGGCTCAGGGGAAATCGGCCGGCGTCTACGGTGCCCGGTCGGCTATGATCGGCGGATTTAACGGGACCAGCAACGTCCTGGCTGGGGCTAAGTTCGGCATGCCCGTTTTAGGGACGATGGCCCACAGCTGGATCATGAGCTTCTCGTCAGAACTGGAAGCTTTCCGCGCTTATGCCCGCCAGTATCCGAACAACCTCATTCTCCTGGCCGACACGTATAATACCCTGAAACAGGGGGTGCCAGATGCCATCACGATTTTCAAGGAAATGAAAGCGGCCGGCACCCTGCCTAAGGCTTATGGCATCCGCCTGGACAGCGGCGACCTGGCTTATTTGTCGAAAGAAGCCCATAAGATGTTTGCCGAAGCCGGCTTCCCCGATGCCATCATTGCTGCCTCCAATGACCTCGATGAAAACCTCATTTCCGAATTGAAAGCCCAGGGCTGTGTCATCAATTCCTGGGGCGTCGGCACGAATTTGATTACCGCTAAGGACAGCCCCTCCCTGGGAGGCGTCTTTAAACTCGTCGGCCAGTATGACGACGGGAAGTTCGTACCTAAAATCAAGATGAGCGATAATGTGGAAAAGATTTCCAATCCGGGCCTGAAGAACGTCCTGCGTATTTACGATAAAGAGACGGGCAAGATGAAGGCCGACATCATTATCCTCGAAGGCGAAAGCATCGACGAATCGAAGGACCTCCTCCTTCAGAGCGACAAAGCCCCGTGGCGTTCGCGGACCATTCCCGGCGGGACCTACCGCGTCCAGAAGATGCTCATCCCGATTTTCCAGAAAGGTGAACTGGTCTATCAGAAACCGGACCTCAAGGAAATCATGGCCTATGCCGACCAGCAGATCCAGACTTTATGGCCGGAATACCTGCGCCTGGTCAACCCGGAAGAAATGTGGGTCCAGCGCAGTACGAAGCTGTCGGCTTTGCGCGATAAAGTATTGAAAGAAGAATCAGCCCATTTCTTTTAG
- the panB gene encoding 3-methyl-2-oxobutanoate hydroxymethyltransferase produces the protein MNKKVTNLTIKKMKQEGTPISMITAYDYIMAQNVDEAGIDMILVGDSLGNVVMGHTSTLPVTMEDMIHHTAAVVRGVKRALVVGDMPFMSYQESTQQALHNAGRLMKETGCDAVKLEGGASVCEAVKAMTTAGIPVVGHIGLTPQSVHQLGGFRVQGKNSETAKQLIADALKLEAAGAFAITLECVPTDIATEITKALHTAATIGIGAGNGTDGQVLVCTDLLGMSSGFRPKFVKTYADLHQTIVDAVGQYIHDVKDRSFPDEAHGFAVDPEVVKAMKE, from the coding sequence ATGAACAAAAAAGTAACCAATCTGACCATTAAGAAAATGAAACAAGAAGGCACGCCGATTTCCATGATTACCGCTTATGACTACATCATGGCTCAGAATGTCGATGAAGCCGGTATCGATATGATCCTCGTCGGCGATTCCCTGGGCAATGTCGTCATGGGCCATACATCGACGCTGCCGGTCACCATGGAAGATATGATCCATCACACGGCGGCTGTCGTCCGTGGTGTCAAACGGGCCCTGGTCGTCGGTGACATGCCTTTCATGAGTTATCAGGAAAGCACCCAGCAGGCCCTGCATAACGCCGGCCGCCTCATGAAAGAAACGGGCTGCGATGCCGTCAAGCTCGAAGGCGGCGCCAGTGTCTGCGAAGCTGTCAAAGCCATGACGACAGCCGGCATCCCCGTCGTCGGCCACATCGGCCTGACACCGCAGTCCGTCCATCAGCTCGGCGGCTTCCGCGTCCAGGGGAAGAACAGCGAAACGGCAAAGCAACTGATTGCCGATGCGTTGAAACTGGAGGCAGCCGGTGCCTTTGCTATCACCTTGGAATGTGTCCCGACGGATATCGCTACGGAAATCACCAAAGCCCTCCACACGGCAGCTACCATCGGCATCGGCGCCGGTAACGGTACGGATGGCCAGGTCCTGGTATGCACGGACCTCTTGGGCATGAGCAGCGGCTTCCGTCCGAAATTCGTCAAGACCTATGCCGACCTCCATCAGACCATCGTCGATGCCGTAGGCCAGTACATCCACGACGTCAAAGACCGCAGCTTCCCTGACGAAGCCCACGGCTTCGCCGTAGACCCGGAAGTCGTCAAAGCCATGAAAGAATAG
- the ltrA gene encoding group II intron reverse transcriptase/maturase: protein MKDRKLHQEGCPQKEVAEQSGYVEASAHARIAEHNDIIASLPADSLLKQILSRDNLNGAYKKVKSNRGTGGVDRMSVDELLPYLREHRLDLLQQIRNGKYKPQPVRRVEIPKEEKGKFRKLGIPTVVDRMIQQAITQVLVPIYEPQFSDSSFGFRPKRGAHDALKQCQAYADEGYVYVVDMDLEKFFDNVCQSKLIEVLSRSVKDGRVISLIHQYLHAGVIRHGMFERSEQGVPQGGPLSPLLSNIMLNELDKELERRGHKFVRYADDCMILCKSRRSAERTLESITRYIEKKLFLKVNRNKTHVAHIRYVKYLGYGFYRKNGKCRLRVHPKSITKMKDRLRFILKRSNGKGNEVRALLLKRFIKGWVNYFKLANMKELLIQIDRWIRRKIRTIYWKQWKKVRTKHRMISQYGAPKWVVLEMANCRKGPWRAAAMLNSVLTNKEIARLGYITMTSYYKQVCEN from the coding sequence ATGAAAGACAGAAAACTTCATCAAGAAGGCTGTCCACAAAAAGAGGTTGCGGAACAATCGGGATATGTGGAAGCGTCTGCCCATGCGAGGATTGCTGAACACAACGACATCATTGCAAGCTTGCCAGCGGACAGTCTGTTGAAGCAGATTTTATCACGAGACAACTTAAATGGTGCCTATAAGAAGGTAAAGTCTAATCGAGGAACCGGCGGGGTCGACAGGATGAGTGTAGATGAACTTCTACCCTACCTGCGGGAACATCGCCTGGACCTCCTTCAGCAAATACGGAATGGGAAATATAAGCCCCAGCCAGTCCGTCGGGTTGAAATACCCAAAGAGGAAAAAGGGAAATTCCGGAAATTAGGAATCCCTACGGTCGTAGACCGCATGATACAACAGGCGATTACGCAGGTTCTTGTGCCTATCTACGAGCCACAGTTTTCAGATAGCAGTTTCGGGTTCCGTCCCAAACGGGGCGCCCACGATGCGTTGAAACAATGCCAGGCCTATGCAGATGAGGGCTATGTCTACGTCGTAGACATGGACTTGGAGAAATTTTTCGACAATGTCTGCCAAAGCAAATTGATAGAAGTTCTGTCAAGGAGCGTAAAAGACGGCCGGGTCATCTCGCTGATACACCAATATCTCCATGCTGGTGTTATCCGGCATGGGATGTTCGAACGAAGTGAACAGGGGGTTCCCCAAGGAGGGCCATTGAGTCCGCTCTTGAGTAACATCATGCTGAATGAGCTGGATAAGGAGCTGGAACGGCGCGGACATAAATTTGTCCGCTATGCAGATGACTGCATGATACTCTGCAAAAGCAGAAGAAGTGCCGAAAGGACCTTGGAAAGCATCACTCGATATATTGAGAAGAAATTATTTCTCAAGGTGAATCGAAATAAGACGCACGTAGCCCACATCCGCTATGTTAAATATCTGGGATATGGCTTCTACCGAAAGAATGGAAAATGCCGACTCCGGGTGCATCCGAAATCCATTACTAAGATGAAAGACCGTTTGCGGTTTATATTGAAACGAAGCAATGGAAAAGGAAACGAAGTGAGAGCCCTTCTATTGAAACGATTCATAAAGGGATGGGTGAATTACTTTAAACTAGCGAATATGAAGGAACTGCTAATTCAAATTGACAGATGGATTCGACGCAAAATACGAACCATATACTGGAAACAATGGAAGAAGGTACGGACGAAACACCGGATGATAAGCCAATACGGCGCGCCCAAGTGGGTAGTGTTGGAAATGGCTAACTGCCGAAAAGGTCCGTGGCGAGCAGCGGCAATGCTGAACTCAGTTCTTACGAATAAAGAAATAGCCCGCCTTGGCTACATAACCATGACGAGCTATTACAAGCAAGTATGCGAAAACTAG
- a CDS encoding Rossmann-like and DUF2520 domain-containing protein encodes MRLGIIGAGRVGASFVLAFPSAVEGILCSTAEHTQEQAARLHATAYTDGADLIRHCDVLLLTVRDDVLAPVSRELAASLKGERQLSDRCVFHCSGAMDLSPLEALASLGIHTGSIHPLQSFAEPSAERLKGIYMAVDGDEQARGGAENIVRTLGSTPFFVPPEERMLYHAAACFCSNYVVTALALAQQLMRRWTESDGDAAKALMPLVDGTLQNVRERKVWRTALTGPVSRGDAGTVVKHLAVMPAELIHPYCAFGRAAADLALKNETITAQQHDELTRILAMAEGVHHEQKSNQSDH; translated from the coding sequence ATGCGTTTAGGTATTATCGGCGCCGGCAGAGTCGGCGCTTCTTTTGTTTTAGCTTTTCCTTCTGCTGTGGAAGGCATCCTTTGTTCTACAGCAGAACATACACAGGAGCAGGCTGCCCGGCTCCATGCCACGGCCTATACTGATGGCGCTGACCTCATCCGGCACTGCGATGTCCTGCTGCTGACAGTGCGCGACGATGTCCTGGCTCCCGTGAGCCGTGAGCTGGCGGCTTCTTTGAAAGGGGAGCGCCAGTTGTCTGACCGCTGCGTATTCCATTGCAGCGGTGCTATGGATTTATCACCCCTCGAAGCGCTGGCTTCTTTGGGAATCCATACAGGGAGCATCCATCCGCTGCAAAGTTTTGCCGAACCGTCAGCGGAACGGCTGAAGGGGATTTACATGGCTGTCGACGGGGACGAACAGGCCCGGGGGGGTGCAGAAAACATCGTCCGTACCTTGGGAAGTACGCCTTTTTTCGTGCCGCCTGAAGAACGGATGCTCTACCATGCAGCAGCCTGTTTCTGTTCCAATTACGTCGTGACGGCCCTGGCCCTGGCTCAGCAGCTCATGCGACGCTGGACAGAGAGTGACGGCGATGCGGCAAAGGCACTCATGCCGCTCGTCGATGGGACTTTGCAGAATGTCCGGGAACGAAAGGTCTGGCGGACGGCCTTGACGGGACCTGTGTCCCGCGGTGATGCCGGTACTGTCGTCAAGCATTTGGCGGTCATGCCGGCTGAACTGATACATCCGTACTGCGCTTTTGGCCGTGCCGCCGCCGACTTAGCCTTAAAGAACGAAACGATTACAGCACAACAGCACGACGAGCTGACAAGAATCCTTGCGATGGCAGAAGGAGTCCATCATGAACAAAAAAGTAACCAATCTGACCATTAA
- a CDS encoding ADP-ribosylglycohydrolase family protein, with translation MKGAIIGDIAGSVYEFDKTADSLDFPLFTRASRFTDDTVTTVAVAAALMEGKASHCGYVGPLRRQLRYWCRKYPNAGFGGMFRRWFLADEAPAYGSYGNGAAMRVSPAGWVAASLDEAQELAELTAVVSHDHPQAIKGAVAVASAIFLARQGKGKAEIAAYLRKYFYDLSQTLAQIRPSYGFTCTTDDSVPEAIECFLEGMDYEDTIRKAIWLNGDTDTQAAIAGSIAEAYYGVPQALWQQALPYVDDEEMKGVIRQFYQDYIGSRGNSF, from the coding sequence ATGAAAGGTGCCATCATTGGCGATATCGCCGGTTCTGTTTATGAATTTGATAAAACAGCAGATTCCTTAGATTTCCCTTTATTTACCAGGGCCAGCCGCTTTACCGACGATACGGTGACGACTGTAGCCGTAGCGGCGGCTTTGATGGAGGGGAAGGCTTCTCACTGTGGCTATGTCGGGCCGCTGCGGAGACAGCTCCGCTACTGGTGCCGGAAATATCCCAATGCCGGTTTCGGCGGCATGTTCCGCCGCTGGTTCCTGGCCGACGAAGCGCCGGCTTATGGAAGTTATGGCAATGGGGCAGCAATGCGCGTCAGCCCGGCCGGTTGGGTAGCCGCTTCCCTTGATGAAGCGCAGGAACTGGCTGAACTGACGGCCGTCGTCAGCCATGACCATCCGCAGGCCATCAAGGGGGCCGTCGCCGTCGCCTCGGCCATTTTCCTGGCCCGGCAGGGGAAGGGGAAAGCGGAGATTGCCGCGTATCTCCGAAAGTATTTCTATGATTTGTCCCAAACCCTGGCTCAGATCCGTCCGTCTTATGGCTTTACCTGTACGACGGACGACAGTGTGCCTGAAGCTATCGAATGTTTCCTGGAAGGGATGGATTATGAAGATACGATTCGCAAGGCCATCTGGCTCAATGGCGATACGGATACGCAGGCAGCCATTGCCGGCAGTATCGCCGAAGCCTATTATGGCGTGCCTCAGGCGTTATGGCAGCAGGCGCTGCCTTATGTCGATGACGAAGAAATGAAGGGCGTCATCCGGCAATTCTATCAAGATTATATTGGTTCGAGGGGGAACTCTTTTTGA
- a CDS encoding branched-chain amino acid transport system II carrier protein, translated as MNNNSSGGKAIRGLDVLILGFAFFATYFGAGNLIFPPQLGLNSGSDFLSGLAGLTLSGIFLPIFTLIIIGLNGDVHAITGRVGKNTYNILLAALMLVCTFVSIPRTCATAIQLGIQGNLPSAPFVPLVIVYFVISFFFVADQNNVMDRMGKYLTPLLALILVIVAFAGIFNPLGTPVDPAVDHPFVNAFLGGYNTGDVLVSFIMAAVFISSIYGKGYTTVGQRNKVLIYCGIVSFILLLIIYGSLLYMGACVSGDYAQTIGRAELLVAIIQRVGTWVMVPMGIAVVLACLTTAIGQVAAVAEFTSTATGKRVSYKQVAVVCCILSALTALLGVDGIVTYIGWIFGVCYPPCLALLILGIIGRFMPNNGAYKGSVYLVTLFALLESLPGLSSLGFAKAIVTATPLSTYGFGWIVPFIIGLIGGSLIGHFVSSKEPVEAEAK; from the coding sequence ATGAACAACAATTCTTCTGGCGGCAAGGCCATCCGGGGACTGGATGTGCTCATCCTGGGGTTTGCCTTCTTCGCTACCTATTTCGGTGCAGGCAACTTGATTTTCCCGCCTCAGCTCGGCTTGAACAGCGGCAGTGATTTCCTGTCCGGCTTGGCTGGTTTGACGCTGTCCGGTATTTTCCTGCCGATTTTTACACTCATCATCATAGGCCTCAACGGCGACGTCCATGCCATTACCGGACGGGTAGGGAAGAATACGTATAATATCCTTTTGGCAGCACTCATGCTGGTCTGTACCTTCGTATCCATTCCCCGTACCTGCGCGACGGCCATCCAGCTCGGTATTCAGGGCAACCTGCCGTCGGCACCGTTCGTCCCGCTGGTCATCGTTTATTTCGTCATCAGCTTCTTCTTCGTCGCTGACCAGAATAACGTCATGGACCGCATGGGCAAATACCTGACGCCCCTCCTGGCCCTGATCCTGGTCATCGTCGCCTTTGCCGGTATCTTCAATCCCTTGGGGACGCCCGTCGATCCGGCTGTGGATCATCCCTTCGTCAACGCCTTCCTTGGCGGCTATAACACGGGCGACGTCCTGGTCAGCTTTATCATGGCTGCTGTCTTCATCAGTTCCATTTACGGCAAAGGCTATACGACTGTCGGCCAGCGCAATAAAGTCCTCATCTACTGCGGCATCGTTTCCTTCATCCTGCTGCTCATCATCTACGGCAGCCTGCTCTACATGGGTGCCTGCGTCAGCGGCGATTATGCCCAGACCATCGGCCGTGCGGAACTCCTGGTCGCCATTATCCAGCGCGTCGGCACGTGGGTCATGGTTCCCATGGGCATAGCCGTCGTCCTGGCCTGCCTGACGACGGCCATCGGTCAGGTTGCGGCTGTAGCTGAGTTCACCAGCACGGCTACGGGCAAACGCGTCAGCTACAAACAAGTGGCTGTCGTCTGCTGCATCTTGTCGGCCCTGACGGCCCTCCTCGGCGTCGACGGTATCGTCACCTACATCGGCTGGATCTTCGGTGTCTGCTACCCGCCGTGCCTGGCCCTCCTGATCCTGGGCATCATCGGTCGCTTCATGCCCAATAACGGCGCCTACAAGGGCTCGGTATACCTGGTCACGCTCTTTGCTCTCCTGGAATCCCTGCCGGGCCTGAGCAGCCTGGGCTTTGCTAAGGCCATCGTTACGGCTACGCCCCTGTCGACCTACGGTTTCGGCTGGATCGTGCCCTTCATCATCGGACTCATCGGCGGTTCCCTCATCGGCCACTTCGTCTCCAGCAAAGAACCGGTAGAAGCCGAAGCGAAATAA
- the nth gene encoding endonuclease III — MAISKKVKDEMLQRFQDQYGIMKPALHYNSPFELMIAVILSAQCTDERVNIVTAGMFPEYNTPEKMLTLGLEGLEEKIRTCGLYHSKAKNILANCAILCEKYHGEVPQTFDELVKLPGVGRKTANVLVSILFDTPAIAVDTHVFRVSNRLQLAEGKTPLEVEKGLQKAIPKEWWSRAHHWLIWHGRRVCKARKPLCDNCFLADLCPSCQK, encoded by the coding sequence ATGGCTATTTCTAAGAAAGTAAAAGATGAAATGTTACAGCGTTTTCAGGACCAGTACGGTATCATGAAGCCGGCCCTGCATTATAACTCGCCCTTTGAACTGATGATTGCCGTCATCTTGTCGGCCCAGTGTACGGATGAGCGGGTCAATATCGTGACGGCTGGCATGTTCCCGGAATATAATACGCCGGAAAAGATGCTGACTTTAGGGTTGGAAGGCCTGGAAGAAAAGATACGGACTTGCGGCCTCTATCACAGCAAGGCCAAGAATATCCTGGCTAATTGTGCCATCCTCTGTGAGAAATACCACGGCGAAGTGCCCCAGACCTTCGATGAACTGGTGAAGCTGCCTGGCGTCGGCCGCAAGACGGCCAATGTCCTGGTCAGTATCTTGTTCGATACGCCGGCCATTGCCGTCGATACCCACGTGTTCCGCGTATCCAACCGCCTGCAGCTGGCGGAAGGCAAGACGCCGCTGGAAGTCGAAAAGGGACTGCAGAAGGCTATTCCCAAGGAATGGTGGAGCCGGGCCCATCATTGGCTCATTTGGCATGGCCGCCGGGTCTGCAAAGCCCGTAAGCCCTTGTGTGACAACTGCTTTTTAGCCGATCTTTGTCCGAGTTGTCAGAAATAA
- the larE gene encoding ATP-dependent sacrificial sulfur transferase LarE encodes MISTETGKKYEKLQQILKDMGSVVIGFSGGVDSTFLTYAAHQALGDRVLAVTAVSATLPGSEAADAKAMAKVIGVEHRLVHSTEFEDTEFIKNPPDRCYICKKIRFTSLVELAKAEGYQWVVDGGNVDDLGDYRPGMKALQELSDFVRSPMIEAGLAKADIRALSKEFGLQTWNKQSAACLASRIPYGVELTPHRLAQIDAAEAAVAPYIQGSLRVRYHGDVARIEVAVDEIPSILAHRQEIVRAIKDTGFTYVTLDLGGYEMGSLNDVINTDEEVK; translated from the coding sequence TTGATTTCAACAGAGACAGGCAAGAAATATGAAAAACTCCAGCAGATTTTAAAGGATATGGGCAGCGTCGTCATCGGTTTTTCCGGCGGCGTCGACAGCACGTTCCTGACCTATGCAGCGCACCAGGCCCTGGGAGACCGCGTCCTGGCCGTGACGGCTGTTTCGGCAACCCTGCCGGGCAGTGAAGCGGCTGACGCCAAAGCCATGGCTAAGGTCATCGGCGTCGAGCACCGTCTGGTCCATTCGACGGAATTCGAAGATACGGAATTCATCAAGAATCCGCCAGACCGCTGCTATATCTGCAAAAAGATACGCTTTACCTCACTGGTGGAGCTGGCCAAGGCCGAAGGCTATCAGTGGGTTGTCGATGGGGGGAATGTCGACGACCTCGGCGATTATCGTCCCGGCATGAAGGCATTGCAAGAATTGTCTGACTTCGTCCGCAGCCCGATGATCGAAGCGGGGTTAGCCAAAGCGGATATCCGGGCCTTATCGAAGGAATTCGGCCTCCAGACCTGGAATAAACAGAGTGCGGCCTGCCTGGCCAGCCGTATTCCCTACGGTGTGGAACTGACGCCGCACCGCCTGGCCCAGATCGATGCAGCCGAAGCGGCGGTAGCTCCTTATATCCAGGGGTCTCTGCGCGTCCGGTATCACGGGGATGTAGCCCGCATCGAAGTGGCTGTCGATGAAATCCCGTCGATCCTGGCTCATCGCCAGGAAATCGTCCGGGCCATCAAAGATACGGGCTTTACCTACGTCACCCTCGATTTGGGCGGCTATGAAATGGGGAGCTTGAACGACGTGATCAATACGGATGAGGAAGTAAAATAA